In Kitasatospora sp. NA04385, a single genomic region encodes these proteins:
- a CDS encoding acyl carrier protein, whose translation MDQVTERIAAVLIRKFDVPADLITARASFQELDLDSLSIVELYVTLQEEWGVPLDAEAAGADVTFGQLVDEVRRLLDGRRPGDD comes from the coding sequence GTGGACCAGGTCACCGAACGCATCGCCGCCGTCCTCATCCGGAAGTTCGACGTCCCCGCCGACCTGATCACCGCCCGGGCGAGCTTCCAGGAGCTCGACCTCGACTCGCTGTCCATCGTCGAGCTGTACGTCACCCTCCAGGAGGAGTGGGGCGTCCCGCTGGACGCCGAAGCCGCCGGAGCGGACGTGACCTTCGGCCAACTCGTCGACGAGGTGCGCAGGTTGCTGGACGGGCGGCGACCCGGAGATGACTGA